The proteins below come from a single Chryseobacterium sp. MA9 genomic window:
- the mtaB gene encoding tRNA (N(6)-L-threonylcarbamoyladenosine(37)-C(2))-methylthiotransferase MtaB, translating to MSTFHRTAAFHTLGCKLNFAETSTIARQLTDAGYDKVSFDDKANVYVINTCSVTENADRECKMHVKRAMKANPEGLVVIVGCYAQLKPEEISQIEGVDLVLGAKEKFNILSYLDDLEKSENEGVVHSCEIEETDFFIGSYSIGDRTRAFLKVQDGCDYKCTYCTIPLARGISRSDTIENVLRNATEIAAKDIKEIVLTGVNIGDYGKGEFGNKRHEHTFLDLISELDKVEGIERIRISSIEPNLLKDESIELVSKSKSFVPHFHIPLQSGSDDLLKKMKRRYLTKLYNDRVNKIREVMPHAAIGVDVIVGFPGETEEKFMETYNFLNELPITYLHVFTYSERENTEAAAMEGIVPIAERKKRNKMLRILSEKKKMAFYQTQLGKSLPVLWEHENKDGKMFGFTENYVRVQKDFDPASVNKIEFLNLEKILSDGTVSVQSSYQNFLAKA from the coding sequence ATGTCTACTTTTCATAGAACTGCCGCGTTTCATACACTTGGCTGCAAATTAAACTTTGCAGAAACATCTACTATTGCCCGTCAATTAACAGATGCAGGTTATGATAAGGTAAGTTTTGATGATAAAGCAAATGTATATGTTATCAATACATGTTCTGTGACAGAAAATGCTGACCGTGAGTGTAAAATGCACGTAAAAAGAGCAATGAAGGCCAATCCGGAAGGACTAGTCGTAATTGTTGGATGCTATGCACAATTGAAGCCTGAAGAAATTTCACAAATTGAAGGTGTTGACCTTGTTTTAGGAGCAAAAGAAAAATTCAATATTCTAAGCTACCTTGACGATTTAGAGAAATCTGAGAATGAAGGAGTAGTTCACTCATGTGAAATTGAAGAAACGGACTTCTTTATCGGAAGTTATTCTATTGGAGACAGAACCAGAGCTTTCCTTAAAGTACAGGATGGCTGTGACTATAAATGTACGTATTGTACGATTCCATTAGCAAGAGGAATTTCACGTTCCGATACTATTGAAAACGTTCTCAGAAATGCCACAGAAATTGCCGCAAAAGACATCAAAGAAATTGTTCTTACAGGGGTGAATATCGGTGATTATGGTAAAGGAGAATTCGGAAATAAAAGACACGAGCATACTTTCCTTGATCTTATTTCAGAACTGGATAAAGTAGAAGGGATTGAAAGAATCCGTATATCTTCTATTGAACCCAACCTTTTGAAGGATGAAAGTATTGAACTGGTTTCGAAAAGTAAAAGCTTTGTTCCGCATTTTCATATCCCGTTACAGTCCGGAAGCGATGATCTCTTGAAAAAGATGAAACGCCGTTACCTGACAAAACTTTATAACGACAGAGTAAACAAGATCCGCGAGGTAATGCCTCATGCAGCTATTGGTGTAGATGTTATTGTAGGGTTTCCGGGTGAAACAGAGGAAAAATTTATGGAAACCTATAATTTCCTTAATGAACTTCCTATTACCTATCTTCACGTATTTACCTATTCTGAAAGAGAAAATACGGAAGCCGCTGCAATGGAAGGTATTGTTCCGATAGCTGAAAGAAAAAAACGTAATAAAATGCTTAGAATTCTTTCTGAAAAGAAGAAAATGGCATTCTATCAGACACAACTTGGAAAATCGCTTCCTGTTCTTTGGGAGCATGAAAATAAAGACGGGAAAATGTTTGGCTTCACAGAAAACTATGTGAGAGTTCAGAAAGACTTTGACCCTGCATCAGTAAACAAAATCGAATTTCTAAATTTAGAAAAAATCCTGTCAGATGGCACGGTTTCAGTGCAATCTTCCTACCAAAATTTTTTAGCAAAAGCATAG
- a CDS encoding DUF6496 domain-containing protein, producing the protein MSKTKYSEKAQDKVGKVMHEFKEGKLKSSSGKKVTDRKQAVAIGISEAKEKGLKVPAKKKSK; encoded by the coding sequence ATGAGCAAAACTAAATATTCAGAAAAAGCACAGGACAAAGTAGGAAAAGTTATGCACGAATTCAAGGAAGGAAAACTGAAATCTTCTTCCGGAAAGAAAGTGACAGACAGAAAGCAAGCCGTAGCCATCGGTATTTCTGAAGCAAAAGAAAAAGGACTGAAAGTGCCTGCAAAGAAGAAAAGTAAATAA
- a CDS encoding S9 family peptidase, with protein sequence MKKLLLTLTVAAVFQNVSAQEITLDKIYSGYYRGKGIAGITSMKNGDNYLVIEPSGIAKYSYKTSQKEGNLVDGKFESYIFSDDESKILLQVGSQPIYRHSFLGKFDVKDLKSGKVISLNEGKTVQEPTFSPDATKVAFISDNNLFYQDLTSGKIIQITTDGKKNSILNGLADWVYEEEFGHARQYEWTKNSDAIVFVKSDEGQVPEIYIPIYGKSLYPAEMRYKYPKAGEKNSVVSAQLYRLDNGKTMQLNLGSFKNYYIPNVFQTAKADEIVLITSERVQNASDILKVNTKTGAVQKLFTETDDKWIDTDSPTLEFLEDDSFLWASERDGNRHLYWYDKDGKLKKQITKGNWEVTDYYGFNPKSKEVYVQTTEKGSINKVISKVNIENGKSQLISNAEGNNSANFSKNYNYFIETSSTAAKPYTYVLKDGNGKAVKELQNNNDQLQKLKTDNFVEKEFITIPNAVGDQMNAWIMKPKNFDPNKKYPLFMFQYSGPGSQQVANSWDNGNAMWFNHLVQKGYIVACVDGRGTGYKGAKYKKVTYMNLGKYEIEDQITAAKWFGNQSYVDKSRIGMFGWSFGGYMTSLAMTKGADVFKMGIAVAPVTNWRYYDSVYTERFMRTPQENPDGYDKNSPTEYANLLKGKFLLIHGTADDNVHFQNSMEFSEALIQNKKQFDFMAYPDKNHGIYGGQTRPQLYQKMTDFILNNL encoded by the coding sequence ATGAAAAAACTCCTATTAACTCTTACTGTTGCTGCTGTATTCCAAAATGTATCAGCACAGGAAATTACTTTAGATAAAATATATTCAGGATATTACCGTGGAAAAGGAATCGCAGGAATTACTTCCATGAAAAACGGTGATAACTATCTTGTGATTGAACCATCAGGAATTGCAAAATATTCTTATAAAACTTCACAGAAAGAAGGAAATCTTGTGGACGGAAAGTTTGAAAGCTATATTTTTTCTGATGATGAATCTAAAATCCTTTTACAGGTAGGCAGCCAGCCTATTTACAGACATTCTTTCTTAGGAAAATTTGATGTAAAAGATTTAAAATCCGGAAAAGTAATCAGCCTGAATGAAGGTAAAACAGTTCAGGAGCCAACATTTTCACCTGATGCTACAAAAGTGGCATTTATTTCTGACAACAATTTATTCTATCAGGACCTTACTTCAGGGAAAATCATACAGATCACTACTGACGGTAAAAAGAATTCAATCCTGAATGGTTTGGCAGATTGGGTTTATGAAGAGGAATTCGGACATGCAAGACAGTATGAATGGACCAAGAATTCTGATGCAATCGTATTTGTAAAATCTGACGAAGGACAGGTACCGGAAATCTATATTCCTATCTACGGAAAAAGCTTGTATCCAGCTGAAATGCGTTATAAATACCCAAAAGCTGGCGAGAAAAACTCTGTGGTTTCCGCACAGCTATACCGTCTTGATAACGGAAAAACGATGCAGTTGAACTTAGGTTCTTTCAAAAACTACTATATCCCGAATGTATTTCAGACTGCAAAAGCAGATGAGATTGTTTTAATTACTTCTGAGAGAGTTCAAAATGCTTCAGATATTTTAAAAGTAAACACCAAAACAGGAGCAGTTCAGAAATTATTTACTGAAACTGATGACAAATGGATTGATACGGACAGTCCTACTCTTGAATTCCTTGAAGATGATTCTTTCCTTTGGGCTTCTGAAAGAGATGGAAACCGTCACCTTTACTGGTATGATAAAGATGGTAAGCTTAAAAAGCAGATCACAAAAGGAAACTGGGAGGTAACAGACTATTATGGTTTCAATCCAAAATCGAAAGAAGTTTATGTTCAGACAACAGAGAAAGGAAGTATCAATAAGGTTATTTCCAAAGTAAATATTGAAAACGGAAAATCTCAGCTGATTTCCAATGCAGAAGGAAACAACTCTGCCAATTTCAGCAAGAACTATAATTATTTCATTGAAACCTCTTCTACAGCAGCGAAACCTTACACTTATGTTTTAAAAGACGGGAACGGGAAAGCGGTAAAAGAACTTCAGAACAACAATGATCAGTTACAGAAATTAAAAACGGATAATTTTGTTGAAAAAGAATTCATCACCATTCCTAATGCTGTTGGTGATCAGATGAATGCATGGATCATGAAGCCTAAAAATTTTGATCCGAATAAAAAGTATCCTTTATTTATGTTCCAGTATTCCGGGCCAGGATCTCAGCAGGTTGCCAACTCCTGGGACAACGGAAATGCAATGTGGTTTAATCACCTTGTACAAAAAGGGTATATTGTAGCTTGTGTAGACGGACGTGGAACCGGGTACAAAGGAGCAAAATACAAGAAAGTAACGTATATGAATTTAGGTAAATATGAGATTGAAGATCAGATCACTGCAGCCAAGTGGTTTGGAAACCAATCTTATGTTGATAAAAGCAGAATCGGAATGTTCGGATGGAGTTTCGGTGGTTATATGACCAGCTTAGCAATGACTAAAGGAGCAGATGTTTTCAAAATGGGAATTGCTGTAGCACCGGTAACCAACTGGAGATATTACGACTCTGTATACACAGAAAGATTTATGAGAACTCCTCAGGAAAATCCTGATGGATATGATAAAAACTCTCCTACAGAATATGCAAACCTGTTGAAAGGTAAATTCCTTCTGATTCACGGAACAGCTGATGATAATGTTCACTTCCAGAATTCTATGGAATTCTCCGAAGCTTTGATTCAAAACAAAAAGCAGTTTGATTTCATGGCTTATCCCGATAAAAACCACGGAATTTATGGTGGGCAGACGAGACCTCAGTTATACCAGAAAATGACTGATTTTATTTTGAATAATCTATAA
- a CDS encoding FMN-binding glutamate synthase family protein: MRDKFLSWGIVLVVATWIIALLIRTHYWIPTLLSAIYALGVYNAYQSKHAILRNFPVLGYFRYFFESISPEMQQYFIERETDGKPFPRNQRSAVYRRAKNLSDTVAFGTQLEVNHRKYEGIKHSIYAKSPSEELPRVWVGGEQCTQPYHASLFNISAMSFGALSDRAQISLNRGAKKGNFYHNTGEGGISPHHMEGGDLCWQIGTGYFGCRDEEGKFNPELFEKYATLPNVKMVEIKLSQGAKPGHGGVLPGVKNTPEIAAIRHVTPGMTVISPPSHTSFSDAAGLLRFVQQLRELSGGKPVGFKLCIGDTKEFEDVCVQMNVLKIYPDFITIDGAEGGTGAAPPEFSDGVGMPLEPALIFVNRTLNNYNLRNKLRVIASGKVLTSLDILRAIAMGADMCNNARGFMFSLGCIQALRCNSNNCPTGVATQDKMLIKGLDVTDKAERVYHFHKNTLHTCNELIAAAGRSSYEEVDATMFMRGDEFDHLADLYFPDILGNVKQKART; this comes from the coding sequence ATGAGAGATAAGTTTTTATCTTGGGGAATTGTATTAGTAGTTGCTACATGGATTATAGCACTGCTGATCAGAACGCATTATTGGATACCAACGCTGTTATCCGCAATTTATGCATTAGGTGTATACAATGCTTACCAGTCGAAACATGCTATTTTGAGGAACTTTCCTGTATTGGGATACTTCAGGTATTTTTTCGAGAGTATTTCACCTGAAATGCAGCAATACTTTATTGAGAGGGAGACAGACGGAAAACCGTTTCCAAGAAATCAGCGTTCTGCAGTATACAGACGTGCGAAAAATTTAAGTGATACCGTAGCTTTTGGTACACAGCTGGAGGTGAATCACAGAAAATATGAAGGGATCAAGCATTCTATTTATGCAAAATCACCATCAGAAGAACTTCCGAGAGTATGGGTGGGAGGAGAACAGTGTACACAGCCTTACCATGCTTCTTTATTTAATATTTCAGCCATGAGTTTCGGGGCTTTGAGTGACAGAGCTCAGATTTCCCTGAACAGAGGTGCCAAAAAAGGAAACTTTTATCACAATACAGGAGAAGGAGGAATCTCACCGCACCATATGGAAGGAGGTGATTTATGCTGGCAGATCGGAACAGGATACTTTGGATGTCGTGACGAAGAAGGAAAGTTCAATCCGGAGCTTTTTGAAAAATATGCTACACTTCCTAATGTTAAAATGGTAGAGATTAAATTATCACAGGGAGCAAAACCAGGACACGGAGGAGTGCTTCCGGGGGTAAAGAACACTCCGGAAATTGCAGCGATCCGTCATGTAACACCAGGAATGACCGTTATTTCACCACCATCACATACATCATTCTCTGATGCAGCAGGATTGCTGAGGTTCGTACAGCAGCTGAGAGAGCTTTCAGGAGGAAAGCCTGTAGGATTTAAGCTTTGTATAGGAGATACCAAAGAATTTGAGGATGTGTGTGTGCAAATGAATGTTTTGAAAATCTATCCTGACTTTATTACCATAGACGGAGCTGAAGGAGGAACAGGAGCTGCACCACCAGAATTCTCAGATGGAGTGGGGATGCCATTAGAACCAGCTTTGATATTTGTGAACAGAACGCTTAATAACTATAATTTAAGAAATAAATTAAGAGTTATTGCAAGTGGTAAGGTTCTTACAAGCTTAGATATTCTTAGAGCTATTGCAATGGGAGCAGATATGTGTAATAATGCCAGAGGATTCATGTTCTCTTTAGGATGTATCCAGGCGTTGAGATGTAACTCAAACAATTGTCCTACAGGGGTTGCTACACAGGATAAAATGCTTATTAAAGGACTTGATGTAACGGATAAGGCAGAAAGAGTATATCATTTCCATAAAAATACACTTCATACCTGCAACGAACTGATTGCTGCTGCGGGAAGAAGTTCTTATGAAGAAGTAGATGCTACCATGTTTATGAGAGGAGATGAATTTGATCACCTTGCAGACCTTTACTTTCCGGATATTTTAGGAAATGTGAAACAGAAGGCAAGAACCTGA
- a CDS encoding RNA-binding S4 domain-containing protein: MRIDKFLWSIRFYKTRSIAAEEIKKNRVSIGTSAVKSSKEVKEGDTIKIRKNQIDYKIKIIQIPKSRIGAKLVPLHIQDVTDKEQYELLKLRKMSQDYYRNKGEGRPTKKDRREMDDYVGNDIASDFTDWDDFFGETNNEEENED, encoded by the coding sequence ATGAGAATAGATAAATTTTTATGGAGCATTCGTTTTTATAAGACGAGAAGTATTGCAGCAGAGGAGATTAAAAAGAACAGAGTTTCTATAGGAACGTCTGCCGTAAAGTCATCTAAAGAGGTAAAAGAAGGAGATACTATTAAAATCCGTAAGAATCAGATTGATTATAAAATAAAAATAATTCAGATTCCTAAAAGCAGAATAGGAGCCAAATTAGTCCCGCTTCACATCCAGGATGTTACAGATAAAGAACAGTACGAGCTATTGAAACTTCGTAAAATGTCACAGGATTATTACAGAAACAAAGGAGAGGGAAGACCTACCAAAAAAGACAGACGAGAGATGGATGATTATGTGGGAAATGATATCGCTTCTGATTTTACAGACTGGGATGATTTCTTTGGAGAAACAAATAATGAAGAAGAAAACGAAGATTAA
- a CDS encoding TrkA C-terminal domain-containing protein, producing the protein MKKIFLYILAGSLCFSACKKDDDVSPYVEPEDITTQNTYDDQAIKKFMDENYLDAQGNIKAFSSTDTADDNEKKLSELDYKTLPSGTIYIIRDGAQPVNPTPEQTITSTDILTVMMKATTYLAINTDGKSSFTAATDFMNTINGTGIPAIDPKFYYISDVEGKEDPLIKNATTDVAKKRSYYEIEGFSEAMQKFKAFKDYSSGSPYNLQGVIIVPSRAAFARDPYFPYNYPGYGQVISLRNKTFVFNFQVYGRSARP; encoded by the coding sequence ATGAAAAAAATATTTTTATATATCCTTGCAGGATCTTTGTGTTTTTCTGCTTGTAAGAAAGATGATGATGTGTCACCCTATGTAGAACCGGAAGACATTACTACACAAAACACGTATGATGATCAAGCCATTAAGAAATTCATGGATGAGAATTATCTGGATGCACAAGGTAATATAAAGGCTTTCAGTTCTACGGATACTGCGGATGATAACGAAAAGAAGTTATCTGAACTTGATTATAAGACGCTTCCTTCAGGAACAATTTATATTATAAGGGATGGAGCGCAGCCTGTTAATCCCACACCAGAACAAACAATTACAAGTACCGATATTCTTACTGTAATGATGAAAGCTACTACTTATCTGGCAATTAATACAGATGGAAAATCTTCATTTACTGCTGCTACAGATTTCATGAATACAATAAACGGAACCGGAATCCCTGCAATTGACCCTAAATTCTATTATATTTCTGATGTAGAGGGCAAAGAAGATCCATTGATCAAAAATGCAACTACTGATGTTGCAAAAAAAAGAAGTTACTACGAGATCGAAGGGTTTAGTGAGGCGATGCAGAAATTTAAAGCATTCAAAGACTACTCTAGCGGATCACCATATAATTTACAAGGAGTAATTATTGTTCCTTCAAGAGCTGCTTTTGCAAGAGATCCTTATTTCCCATACAATTACCCAGGGTACGGCCAGGTGATCTCGTTGAGAAACAAAACTTTTGTTTTCAACTTCCAGGTGTATGGCAGATCAGCAAGACCATAA
- the glgP gene encoding alpha-glucan family phosphorylase: protein MDFRNFRIPYNINPQYSKKTAYFSMEFALEQVLKIYSGGLGFLAGSHMRSAYNLKQDLIGIGILWKFGYYDQARNHDQTLQPVWTRKMYSFLEDTGIKFQIEIHSAPVWVKVWYLDPETFNTAPMFFLSTDVPENDHVSKTICHKLYDANESTKLAQYILLGKGGAKLLDELNIERDVYHLNEAHGLPAAFYLLKKYNGDLNKVKEKLVFTTHTPEEAGNEKHSFRLCYDMSYFSGYSMEEVKKIEGSDDDRFNHSLCALRMARIANGVSQLHGVVSRAMWNKYSGICEITSITNAQEFKYWSDKPLYNAKDENDATVFDYRKKYLKKKLFSIVADQTGNLFNPNIFTIVWARRFAGYKRAELLLHDKERFYRLLNNPKYPVQIIWAGKPYPMDYSAISTFNTLVEESKNHKSIAVLTGYELSLSKSLKQGSDLWLNNPRVPREASGTSGMTAAMNGSVNLSTDDGWIPEFAKHRENSFVVPKADYLNMSIYEQDNYDLNKLYEILENEILPTYYDHPDQWRKIQHNAMNDVKDHFNSDRMADEYYRVLYNEMK from the coding sequence ATGGATTTTAGGAATTTCAGAATACCCTACAATATCAATCCTCAATATTCCAAAAAAACAGCCTATTTCTCAATGGAGTTTGCTCTTGAGCAAGTACTTAAAATATATTCGGGAGGACTTGGCTTTCTCGCAGGATCTCATATGAGAAGTGCTTATAATCTTAAGCAGGACCTTATAGGAATCGGTATTCTATGGAAATTTGGTTATTATGATCAGGCAAGAAATCATGATCAGACCTTACAGCCTGTATGGACGAGAAAAATGTACAGCTTTCTGGAAGACACCGGAATAAAATTTCAAATTGAAATCCACAGTGCTCCGGTTTGGGTAAAAGTATGGTACCTTGATCCTGAAACTTTCAATACGGCACCTATGTTTTTTCTTTCCACAGATGTTCCGGAAAATGACCACGTTTCCAAAACAATCTGTCACAAATTATATGATGCCAATGAATCTACCAAGCTTGCTCAATATATTTTATTAGGAAAAGGAGGAGCCAAGCTATTGGATGAATTGAATATTGAAAGAGATGTTTACCATCTTAACGAAGCTCACGGACTTCCGGCAGCCTTTTACCTGTTGAAAAAATACAATGGAGACCTCAATAAAGTTAAGGAAAAACTGGTTTTCACCACGCATACACCCGAAGAAGCAGGAAATGAAAAACATAGTTTCAGGCTATGTTATGACATGTCCTATTTCTCCGGCTACAGCATGGAAGAAGTAAAAAAGATTGAAGGTTCCGATGATGACCGTTTCAACCATTCCCTTTGTGCATTAAGGATGGCCAGAATTGCCAATGGAGTTTCTCAGCTTCATGGTGTGGTTTCCAGAGCAATGTGGAATAAATATTCCGGCATCTGTGAAATTACGTCTATCACGAATGCACAGGAATTTAAATATTGGTCTGATAAACCTTTGTACAATGCCAAAGACGAAAATGATGCAACCGTTTTTGACTACCGTAAAAAGTATTTAAAGAAAAAACTGTTCAGTATCGTTGCAGATCAAACGGGAAATTTATTTAACCCTAACATCTTTACCATTGTCTGGGCAAGAAGATTTGCAGGCTACAAAAGAGCGGAACTTCTTTTACACGATAAAGAAAGATTCTACAGGCTTCTGAACAATCCGAAATATCCGGTGCAGATCATTTGGGCAGGAAAACCTTATCCAATGGACTATTCCGCCATTTCTACATTCAATACTTTGGTTGAAGAAAGTAAAAATCATAAAAGTATAGCTGTTCTTACCGGATATGAACTTTCTTTAAGCAAATCTTTAAAACAAGGTTCGGATCTATGGCTTAACAACCCTAGAGTTCCAAGGGAAGCTTCAGGAACTTCCGGTATGACTGCTGCAATGAACGGCTCAGTAAATTTATCCACTGATGATGGCTGGATCCCGGAATTTGCCAAACATAGAGAAAACTCTTTCGTAGTTCCGAAAGCAGATTACCTGAATATGAGCATCTATGAACAGGACAATTATGATTTAAACAAATTATATGAAATTCTTGAAAACGAAATTCTTCCGACCTATTATGATCATCCTGACCAATGGAGAAAAATCCAGCATAATGCAATGAATGATGTAAAAGATCACTTCAACAGCGACAGGATGGCAGATGAATATTATAGAGTACTTTATAATGAAATGAAATAG
- a CDS encoding DUF1572 family protein codes for MKDLLVKRFEYYKSLGDKTFDQLTDEQMFWQYNDESNSIAVIVKHIAGNMLSRWTNFLTEDGEKSWRNRDGEFVNTFTTKEQVLDFWEKGWVCFFDALEKINDDNMYSTTYIRGEAHPVIDAVLRQLAHYPYHIGQMVYIAKMIKNEDWNTLSIARNKSQEFNTEMKTKFLNSKPDANSSPVCFQNSPEVRDEYKQ; via the coding sequence ATGAAAGACCTGCTTGTAAAACGTTTTGAATATTATAAATCCCTGGGAGATAAAACATTTGACCAGCTTACAGATGAACAGATGTTCTGGCAGTATAATGATGAGAGTAATTCTATTGCTGTCATTGTGAAACATATTGCAGGAAATATGCTTTCAAGATGGACCAATTTTCTGACTGAAGATGGAGAAAAATCCTGGCGAAACCGTGATGGAGAGTTTGTCAATACATTTACTACTAAAGAACAGGTACTGGATTTTTGGGAAAAAGGATGGGTATGTTTTTTTGATGCTCTTGAAAAGATAAATGATGATAATATGTATTCAACAACTTATATCAGAGGAGAAGCTCACCCGGTTATAGATGCTGTTCTCCGTCAGCTGGCTCACTATCCCTACCATATCGGTCAGATGGTTTATATAGCGAAGATGATAAAAAATGAAGATTGGAATACACTGTCTATTGCCAGAAACAAGTCTCAGGAATTTAATACAGAAATGAAAACTAAGTTTTTAAACAGTAAACCGGATGCCAATTCATCACCTGTCTGCTTTCAAAACAGCCCTGAAGTAAGGGATGAATATAAACAATAG
- a CDS encoding T9SS type B sorting domain-containing protein — MRKLLLFILLCISHTYYSQADCATALSVCGNSNITYSPTGYGNIKELVNSGSCIDFTGEHNSIWYKITIATGGTLTFDLVPNNPDADYDWAIFGPNVTCGSLGSPIRCNAATVIGPGPATGLNMTSTLLSAAGGSLTPYCRYMDVLPGQTYYLFIDNWVSSTSSTTAPFSLTWGGTATLASPFTDPNIQTQPFNPPGIPAVNPADPREVVICSSTALFDFSTLSTGILNGNQNFNVSYHLSQNDALTGNNPITAPITVNTTTIYYYSINYTDPTNATNPLNKCKQVGTFKFKNGSITVKNVTLTECNNNNAGTALFDLTTADVIANPNVTKKYYHTMADLNAGINEITTPMAFVSAEGIVYVKVISEFGCTAVAQITLKFYPVVVVNEATLRSCFIEANPSTASFNLVNASVTSQTNPTKKYYPSLTDAVNQTNEILNANNYIAPNGFVYVRVSNAQGCYAVARITLVVIEPVYSATLKDVTICAEDQTTLDAGAGFKSYEWSTGATTQTIKAGIGVYWVKLKTGECITTQTVKVLPSEQPVVSGIDISNNTITVSVTGGNPAYKYSIDNIIWQDSNVFNNLSRGDHKVFVKDAYDCDPIEIGVVVPNLINVITPNADGVNDVIDYSALASKQNLIMNIFDRYGNKIFQADRSNGYKWDGTQGGRRVPTGTYWYSITWNENDKNNTAIKFTGWVLVKNRE; from the coding sequence ATGAGAAAACTTTTACTTTTCATACTTCTGTGCATCTCTCATACTTATTATTCTCAGGCAGATTGTGCTACCGCATTGTCCGTCTGTGGAAACTCAAATATCACTTACAGTCCTACAGGATATGGTAACATAAAGGAATTAGTCAACTCGGGAAGTTGTATAGACTTTACCGGAGAGCACAATTCTATTTGGTATAAAATTACAATCGCTACAGGAGGGACCCTTACTTTTGACCTGGTTCCAAATAATCCGGATGCCGATTATGACTGGGCTATTTTTGGTCCTAATGTAACCTGTGGAAGCTTGGGCTCACCAATACGTTGTAATGCAGCAACAGTTATCGGGCCTGGTCCTGCTACAGGATTAAATATGACAAGTACTCTTTTAAGTGCTGCCGGAGGTTCTCTGACTCCTTATTGCAGATATATGGATGTTTTACCAGGACAAACGTATTATTTGTTTATTGACAACTGGGTAAGCAGCACCAGTTCTACAACAGCTCCGTTTTCTTTGACATGGGGTGGAACTGCCACACTGGCTTCACCGTTTACCGATCCTAATATCCAGACGCAGCCGTTTAATCCTCCTGGAATTCCGGCGGTTAATCCTGCTGATCCAAGAGAAGTGGTAATATGCTCAAGTACGGCTCTGTTTGATTTTTCTACATTGTCTACAGGAATTCTTAATGGAAATCAAAACTTTAATGTAAGTTATCATCTGAGTCAGAATGATGCTTTAACGGGGAATAATCCTATTACGGCTCCAATTACAGTAAATACAACTACTATTTACTATTACAGTATCAATTATACCGATCCTACCAATGCCACCAATCCGCTTAATAAGTGTAAGCAGGTTGGAACATTTAAATTCAAAAACGGTTCTATTACAGTTAAGAATGTAACATTAACCGAATGTAACAATAATAATGCAGGTACAGCTTTATTTGATTTAACCACAGCAGATGTTATTGCAAACCCAAATGTTACTAAAAAATATTATCACACAATGGCAGATCTCAATGCTGGAATCAATGAGATTACTACACCTATGGCATTTGTATCTGCAGAAGGGATTGTTTATGTAAAAGTCATCTCAGAATTTGGCTGTACTGCAGTGGCGCAGATCACTTTGAAATTTTATCCGGTTGTTGTTGTGAATGAAGCGACATTAAGATCATGTTTCATTGAGGCGAATCCATCTACTGCATCTTTCAATCTTGTAAATGCTTCTGTAACAAGTCAGACCAATCCGACCAAGAAATATTACCCTTCATTGACGGATGCTGTTAATCAGACTAATGAGATTCTGAATGCTAATAATTATATTGCTCCTAATGGATTTGTATATGTAAGAGTTTCCAATGCTCAGGGATGTTATGCGGTAGCCAGAATTACCTTAGTAGTTATTGAGCCGGTATATTCTGCTACTCTTAAAGATGTAACCATTTGTGCAGAAGATCAGACCACACTGGATGCAGGTGCAGGATTCAAAAGTTACGAATGGAGTACAGGGGCAACTACCCAAACGATCAAAGCAGGAATCGGAGTATACTGGGTAAAACTTAAAACCGGAGAATGTATTACAACCCAAACAGTAAAAGTACTTCCTTCTGAACAGCCGGTTGTTTCTGGTATTGATATTTCGAATAATACAATTACGGTATCTGTAACGGGAGGAAATCCGGCATATAAATATTCAATAGACAATATCATCTGGCAGGATTCCAATGTTTTCAATAATCTTTCAAGAGGAGATCATAAAGTATTTGTGAAAGATGCTTATGACTGTGATCCAATAGAAATAGGAGTGGTAGTACCTAATTTGATTAACGTGATAACCCCGAATGCAGATGGAGTGAATGATGTGATTGATTATTCAGCATTGGCCAGCAAACAAAACCTGATCATGAATATTTTTGATCGTTATGGAAACAAAATCTTCCAGGCTGATAGATCAAATGGCTATAAATGGGACGGCACCCAGGGAGGAAGAAGAGTGCCTACCGGAACTTACTGGTATTCTATCACATGGAATGAAAATGATAAAAATAATACAGCAATCAAATTTACAGGTTGGGTATTGGTAAAAAACAGAGAATAA